A portion of the Calothrix sp. 336/3 genome contains these proteins:
- a CDS encoding sigma-70 family RNA polymerase sigma factor — translation MHPRSNNIEIFSTFLLLDGNRLQQWVTDGRLRQSMQRVLQESPQEYGENFWAIYWHKLWQSQSRNLPQAHLTAYLQEACFWVARKTANNLTSTQYKLADCFQIAIAQVEKILKGFNPQQGFSLKNYASAIFITVIRENLRQSHEMDICSEWGLLRKTSQKRLQEALQAISLPRDTITNYTSAWQCFKSLYAPTQPQGSRKLPPPDAATWEAIATAYNQKNSENITPQTLETWLLNIAKALRRYLHPPVTSINISTSGETGNELIDNIPSNQQESLLSEIITQEEESNRDKQQAEIHQLLTTALTQLEPQTQEILQLYYTQALTQQEIAQKLALQQYTVSRRLTKTRETLLKTLAQWSQQTLHISLNSDILKSINTVMEEWLQGYFGKE, via the coding sequence ATGCACCCTAGAAGTAATAATATTGAAATTTTTTCTACATTCTTGCTCTTGGATGGCAATCGCCTGCAACAATGGGTGACAGATGGACGATTGCGTCAGAGTATGCAAAGGGTTCTCCAGGAGTCTCCCCAGGAATACGGGGAAAACTTTTGGGCAATTTATTGGCACAAATTATGGCAGTCACAATCTCGCAACTTACCGCAAGCACATTTAACCGCATACTTACAGGAAGCTTGTTTTTGGGTAGCGCGGAAAACTGCCAATAACTTGACAAGTACCCAATATAAATTAGCTGACTGTTTTCAAATTGCGATCGCCCAGGTTGAAAAAATTCTCAAAGGGTTTAATCCCCAACAAGGTTTTAGTCTCAAAAATTATGCTAGTGCCATATTTATAACGGTAATTCGGGAGAATCTGCGGCAAAGTCACGAAATGGATATTTGCTCGGAGTGGGGATTATTGCGCAAAACGAGCCAAAAACGCTTACAAGAAGCTTTACAAGCTATATCCCTGCCCCGCGATACTATCACCAATTACACCAGTGCTTGGCAATGTTTCAAATCTCTTTACGCACCCACCCAACCTCAAGGTAGTCGCAAACTCCCACCCCCAGATGCAGCAACTTGGGAGGCGATCGCCACTGCATACAACCAAAAAAATTCTGAAAATATTACCCCTCAAACCCTAGAAACCTGGTTATTAAACATAGCAAAAGCACTGCGTCGTTATCTTCACCCCCCAGTCACATCAATAAATATATCCACATCTGGGGAAACAGGAAACGAACTCATTGATAATATCCCCAGCAATCAACAAGAATCTCTATTAAGTGAAATTATTACCCAGGAAGAGGAAAGCAACAGAGACAAACAACAAGCAGAAATTCACCAACTCCTAACCACCGCACTCACCCAACTCGAACCCCAAACCCAGGAAATTCTCCAACTTTACTACACCCAAGCACTCACCCAGCAAGAAATCGCCCAAAAACTTGCCCTCCAACAATATACCGTCTCCCGTCGTCTCACCAAAACCAGAGAAACCCTTCTCAAAACCCTTGCTCAATGGAGTCAACAAACTCTGCATATTTCCCTCAACTCCGACATACTCAAATCTATCAACACTGTTATGGAAG